A region from the Lemur catta isolate mLemCat1 chromosome 7, mLemCat1.pri, whole genome shotgun sequence genome encodes:
- the LOC123641066 gene encoding intraflagellar transport protein 22 homolog — MKNAHGVVIIFNADIPNHQKEIEMWYSSLVQQRFLQDTQCLVITHHKPGSGGDNGRLSLSPPLNKLKLVHSNLEDDLEEIWMEFIKYL, encoded by the coding sequence ATGAAGAATGCTCATGGAGTGGTGATCATCTTCAATGCTGACATCCCAAATCAccagaaggaaatagaaatgtgGTATTCCTCCCTTGTCCAGCAGCGGTTCTTACAGGATACTCAGTGCCTGGTAATTACACACCACAAACCAGGCTCTGGAGGTGATAACGGAAGACTGTCTTTGTCACCACCCTTGAACAAGCTGAAGCTGGTGCACTCCAATCTTGAGGATGACCTTGAGGAGATCTGGATGGAATTCATAAAGTATTTATAA